From Alloacidobacterium dinghuense:
GGGACATTGGGGCTCCCGGGTATGCGCGAACGGGCGGAAAGAATCGGCGCCAGACTCAGACTTTGGAGCCGCGCCGATGCCGGAACAGAAGTCGCGCTCTCCGTCCCTAATTCCATCGCCTTCGAATCCCAAATGTTCTAGAAATAGCAGGGAGTTGGTAGACCTCATCGGAAGTCTTCCCGTCGGAAGCGCAGATTCCGACGGCCCTCTCGAGATTGCGTCCGAGTGACGGGCAAACCGGAAGTGATCCCACTTGTACGTGTACCCGGCTTTCCGGAGAAGTGCGTGACACATTGTTCGCTGACTTCCCGGTGTTCGAGATACAGATGAGTGAACTGCCTTCGATGGTTAATGAGTGAATCGACGATTTTGCTATAAGTTAAATAACCGCTGAAAGACTCAGCAAATATGAGACTCAGCTTGTCCTCTTCATTCAAGCCGAAGTGCTGTCATAGGATCCACGCGAGTAGCCCTTTTCGCAGGGATCCAGATGGAGAGCAGCGCGACCGCCAACAGCAAGAGAGGCGTGACGATAAACGCAATCGGATCCAGAGTCTTTACACCAAACAGAAAGCTCGCAAGAAAGCGCGTCAGCCAAAATGCCCCGCCTGTGCCGATCACCACTCCAATCAGCGTGAGCATCATTCCCTGCCTGATAACCATGTTGCGAAGATTGGAAGCCTGTGCCCCAAGCGCCATGCGAACACCGAGTTCCTGAGTGCGCTGTTGCACGGAGTAGGACATGACTCCATACACGCCGATAGCAGCCATTAGCAAACCAGCAGATCCGAAAACGGTGAGAAGCAGCATGTTGAATCGCTGACGCGCGGTATTGCGCGCTTCGATCTCGTCCATCGTGCGGATGTGCGCAACGGGCAATCCGCCGCTGGCGTCGCGAAGAGCAGCAGTGATGGGTGCCGCAAGGGTGCGCGGGTTAACCTGGCTACGAATGATCCACCAGAGCGGTGCGACTCGTGAATTAAGCGCAGTCTCGAGGTCCGGCATCTGCGCAAGCGGAATGTACATCATGGGAAAGGGATCGCGATTCGGTCCGCCATCATGCGTGTCGCCCACAATGCCGACGACCTGACGTGGACCTTCAGCAAAGGCTGGCCCGGCGCCCGGTCCGATCTGAATTCGATCTTTAAGGGGATCGCCTTTGGGCCAGTACTGACGGGCGAAAGCTTGATTGATAATGATGACGCCAGGCGCTGCTCCATTGTCCTGTTCGGTAAAACTGCGACCGCGCAGGAGCGGAATTGTGAGTGCATCGAAATAACGCCAGGAAATGGAATAGAAGCCTGCGCCCCCGGTGAAAGGCGAGTTCCCCTTGGGGCGGCCTACGACATCAAAGATCATCCCGAAGCCACCCGCCATCGGCAGGCAATTGGACACGCCAACATCGAGAACTCCGGGGACCGCGAGCACGCGATCTGTGCCATCGCGAATGATCTGAGCAACGGGAGCCGTTTTCTGGAAGCGATCGCCGCTCATCGACATGGCCATGCTGATGACATTGTGCGTCGCGAAACCGGTATCGACGGCCTGCAACTTCAGGAATGTGCGGATGAGTAGCGCTGCACCGATGACCAGCACAAGTGTGAGAGCCATTTCTCCAATGACCAGCGCGGAGCGGAGCTTGCCGCTGCGAAAGCCGATACCAGAGTGGCTGCCGTTTTCATTGAGAGTAGCTGCTAGATTCGGTCGAGAGGCGCTGATGGCTGGGATCAGGCCGAAGAAGATTCCGGTGAGAAGAGAAATGCCGAGCGTAAAGAGCAGGATGTTGATGTCGAGGGTGACAGCAGAACCATCTTCGCCGATGCGAGGAATATTGCCCGGGTTAATGCTGAGCAAAAAGCGAACGCCGGCAAATCCAAGAATGAGACCAAGCGCTCCGCCAGCGAGTGATAGCGCAAGGCTTTCTGTCAGCAATTGACGGATGATCTGACTACGCCCAGCGCCAAGAGCGGCACGCGTAGCAAACTCACGCTTTCTCGACGAGGCTCTTGCCAGCAACAGGTTCGCGACATTGGCACAGGCGATGAGAAGAACGAAGCCGACGGCCCCCAAGAGAACAAGAAGCGGAAAGCGAGTATCTCCGATCGTCGCCTCCTGCAGAGAGACAACACCGAATCCGCCATTGGCAGGAAGAGAGTCTTTTCCGTAGATACGCCGATACTCATCCGCAGCGAGCCGCAGTTGCGCGTTGACCTGCGCCATCGTGACGCCCAGCTTGAGGCGCGCAGCAACGGTGAAGTAGTGGGCCATGTCCTGCGAGTTCATATCGAACTGAAAAGGCACCCAGAGATCCGCAGGAGTATCGGTCACAAACCCGCGGCCGATGACCCCAACAATTAGATACGGCTGCCCATCAAGCTGGATTGTGGTGCCCACAACCCGCGGGTCAGCTCCGTAGCGACTCTTCCAGAGACCATAGCTGAGCACAGTGACATGTCCACCGTGCGGGCTGTCCTCCGCAGAGGTGAAGGTGCGTCCAGCAACAACTGGAGCGCCAAACAGAGCGAAATAGTCAGCAGAAACGTGAATGCCCTGCACCTGTTCGGGGTGGTCACCGCCGGTGATATTAAGCCCTGCTCCACCGAAGTCGTAAGCCGCGACCCGCTGAAAAACACTGGCCTGCTGATGCCAGATATTGAATTTCGGAATATTCGCTCCAGCAAACGATCCCTGCGGGCCCGTGTTTCTCATTTCCACCAATGACTTCGGATCTGGATACGTAAGCGGCTTGAGCAGTACTGCGTTAATGACTGAAAAGACCGCGGTGTTCACGCCGATGCCGACAGCAATCACGAG
This genomic window contains:
- a CDS encoding ABC transporter permease — protein: MSLRRFTNRTRKDRDLTEEIDSHLAHAQDANAARGLPQEEARRQAYVRFGNPRSTRERVWRYRSLPWMEDIWRDLRFALRGLSKTPGFTIIAILVIAVGIGVNTAVFSVINAVLLKPLTYPDPKSLVEMRNTGPQGSFAGANIPKFNIWHQQASVFQRVAAYDFGGAGLNITGGDHPEQVQGIHVSADYFALFGAPVVAGRTFTSAEDSPHGGHVTVLSYGLWKSRYGADPRVVGTTIQLDGQPYLIVGVIGRGFVTDTPADLWVPFQFDMNSQDMAHYFTVAARLKLGVTMAQVNAQLRLAADEYRRIYGKDSLPANGGFGVVSLQEATIGDTRFPLLVLLGAVGFVLLIACANVANLLLARASSRKREFATRAALGAGRSQIIRQLLTESLALSLAGGALGLILGFAGVRFLLSINPGNIPRIGEDGSAVTLDINILLFTLGISLLTGIFFGLIPAISASRPNLAATLNENGSHSGIGFRSGKLRSALVIGEMALTLVLVIGAALLIRTFLKLQAVDTGFATHNVISMAMSMSGDRFQKTAPVAQIIRDGTDRVLAVPGVLDVGVSNCLPMAGGFGMIFDVVGRPKGNSPFTGGAGFYSISWRYFDALTIPLLRGRSFTEQDNGAAPGVIIINQAFARQYWPKGDPLKDRIQIGPGAGPAFAEGPRQVVGIVGDTHDGGPNRDPFPMMYIPLAQMPDLETALNSRVAPLWWIIRSQVNPRTLAAPITAALRDASGGLPVAHIRTMDEIEARNTARQRFNMLLLTVFGSAGLLMAAIGVYGVMSYSVQQRTQELGVRMALGAQASNLRNMVIRQGMMLTLIGVVIGTGGAFWLTRFLASFLFGVKTLDPIAFIVTPLLLLAVALLSIWIPAKRATRVDPMTALRLE